Proteins found in one Pseudomonas mosselii genomic segment:
- a CDS encoding polyurethane esterase has protein sequence MPVFDYRQLDSTASSSLYKDAMALATYAYHGIDDGFSAGYQKYGFGLGLPATLVKALIGGTDSQGVIPGIPWNPDSEARALAQVKAAGWTPISAAQLGYQGKTDARGTFHGEAPGYTSAQVEILGRYDAAGQLSGIGIAFRGTSGPRENLLGDTIGDAINDLLAAIGPAGYARDYAGNAFGQLLADVAAFAKANGLSGADVTVSGHSLGGLAVNSLADLSGSRWGGFYQDARYVAFASPTQAADASKVLNIGYENDPVFRVLDGTSATWGTLGVHDGAKASATNNIVNFNDHYASDAWNLLPFSIGNIATWLSHLPTAYADGLGRVLGSSFYQWTSRDSTIVVSNLSDVTRGSTWVEDLNRNAEPHKGSTFIIGSDQDDLIHGGRGNDYLEGRAGNDTFRDDGGFNLIDGGAGHDTLKLQDALANLSIARDGEGTLYVRDAQGGISLVRNVENLVSKESSLLIFSKEVSHGVAAQGLFESGKVTPYASSLNGTQAGDQLVAGNQGQWLFGLGGDDRLQGGAGNDVLVGGAGNDVLIGGGGRDTFLFSEHFGQDRVLDFSGQDRLVFIGVDRGTAAPDWRAHASQVGNDLVLKFGGDSVTLVGISAQGVGDGQIVIA, from the coding sequence ATGCCCGTTTTCGATTACCGACAGCTCGACAGCACTGCCTCCTCCTCGCTCTATAAAGATGCCATGGCCCTGGCCACCTATGCCTACCATGGCATCGACGATGGCTTCAGCGCCGGCTACCAGAAGTACGGTTTTGGCCTGGGCCTGCCGGCCACCCTGGTCAAGGCGCTGATCGGCGGCACCGACAGTCAGGGCGTCATTCCCGGCATCCCCTGGAACCCTGACTCCGAAGCCCGGGCCCTGGCGCAGGTCAAGGCCGCCGGCTGGACGCCGATCAGCGCGGCGCAGCTGGGCTATCAGGGCAAGACCGACGCCCGCGGCACATTCCATGGCGAAGCGCCGGGCTACACCTCGGCACAGGTGGAAATCCTTGGGCGCTACGATGCCGCCGGCCAGCTCAGCGGCATCGGCATCGCCTTCCGCGGCACCAGCGGCCCGCGTGAGAACCTGCTGGGTGACACCATCGGTGACGCCATCAACGACCTGCTGGCGGCGATCGGCCCGGCCGGTTATGCCCGTGACTACGCCGGTAACGCATTCGGGCAACTGCTCGCCGATGTGGCGGCCTTCGCCAAGGCCAACGGCCTGAGCGGCGCCGATGTCACCGTCAGTGGTCACAGCCTAGGCGGCCTGGCGGTCAACAGCCTGGCCGATCTCAGCGGCTCGCGCTGGGGCGGTTTCTACCAGGATGCGCGTTACGTCGCCTTCGCCTCGCCGACCCAGGCCGCCGACGCCAGCAAGGTGCTCAATATCGGCTATGAGAACGACCCGGTGTTCCGCGTGCTCGACGGCACCTCGGCAACCTGGGGCACCCTGGGCGTGCACGACGGCGCCAAGGCCTCGGCCACCAACAACATTGTCAACTTCAACGACCACTACGCCTCCGACGCCTGGAACCTGCTGCCGTTCTCCATCGGCAACATCGCCACTTGGTTGTCGCACCTGCCGACGGCCTACGCCGATGGCCTTGGTCGGGTGCTGGGGTCGTCGTTCTATCAATGGACCAGCCGCGACTCGACCATCGTGGTCAGCAACCTGTCCGATGTCACCCGTGGCTCGACCTGGGTCGAGGACCTCAACCGCAATGCCGAGCCGCACAAAGGCAGCACCTTCATCATCGGCTCCGACCAGGATGACCTGATCCACGGCGGGCGTGGCAACGACTACCTTGAGGGGCGGGCCGGCAATGACACCTTCCGCGACGACGGCGGCTTCAACCTGATCGACGGCGGCGCCGGCCATGACACCCTGAAGCTGCAGGACGCCCTGGCCAACCTGAGCATCGCCCGGGACGGCGAGGGCACGCTGTACGTGCGCGACGCCCAGGGCGGCATCAGCCTGGTGCGCAATGTCGAGAACCTGGTGAGCAAGGAGTCGAGCCTGCTGATCTTCAGCAAGGAGGTCAGCCATGGGGTCGCGGCGCAGGGGCTGTTCGAGAGCGGCAAGGTCACGCCCTACGCGTCTTCGCTCAACGGCACCCAGGCTGGCGACCAACTGGTGGCGGGCAACCAGGGTCAGTGGTTGTTTGGCCTGGGCGGTGACGATCGGCTGCAGGGCGGTGCTGGCAATGACGTGCTGGTCGGCGGCGCGGGCAACGATGTGCTCATTGGCGGCGGCGGGCGCGACACCTTCCTGTTCAGCGAGCATTTTGGCCAGGATCGGGTGCTGGACTTCTCCGGGCAGGACCGGCTGGTGTTCATTGGCGTGGACAGAGGTACGGCGGCGCCGGACTGGCGTGCCCATGCCAGCCAGGTTGGCAATGACCTGGTGCTGAAGTTCGGGGGGGATAGCGTGACGCTGGTGGGGATCTCGGCCCAGGGGGTGGGGGATGGGCAGATTGTGATTGCCTGA